Proteins from a genomic interval of Sphingobacterium sp. SYP-B4668:
- a CDS encoding 6-bladed beta-propeller yields the protein MKILFFKYLVLCLLPSFIIGGEVGALHLLKAGYLENPVSTIGTDLSVGYANYFFPRSNSPVSVPYDTARTIVVPKESVGVNFEELIAKVRYLPLEFTPESSVKSVTKLLVGKTVIVIWDRQSDAVLLFDKKGKFISKLGSLGKGQGEYLQIFDIAIDEIQKCVIIGDMEKRSMLYFDFKGYFLRNSTVKDLMKSGIAFTTYNQALIFNRGYYNFDGHYLGVFDQDSLTLKTALIPYRFTSLRGADFLDNFCPFNDKLFYLAPFTNTIYEVDKDFDTRLVYNITFENMGSNPDFRDIDAQKFNNIKEFYEYCQKKGYLLNMNRLKVTDNYVHFSFGDNTYSNTFSIMQSVFFRKANGKTKLISGVKPSANDFWSTIVAVDGNEFVSVISSPNDTAKSKGLIVTDVSKGNPCLAFYTLNDSLFQ from the coding sequence ATGAAAATTCTGTTTTTTAAGTATCTGGTTTTGTGTTTATTGCCTTCTTTCATAATTGGAGGAGAGGTGGGAGCCCTGCATCTTTTGAAAGCCGGGTATCTAGAGAACCCAGTATCGACAATTGGAACCGATCTATCAGTGGGGTATGCGAATTACTTCTTTCCAAGAAGCAATTCGCCGGTGTCTGTTCCATATGATACGGCGAGGACGATTGTTGTTCCAAAAGAAAGTGTTGGAGTAAATTTTGAGGAGTTGATAGCTAAGGTGCGGTACTTGCCTTTGGAATTTACACCTGAAAGTTCGGTTAAGTCAGTGACCAAGCTACTGGTTGGAAAGACAGTCATAGTGATTTGGGATCGACAAAGTGACGCTGTATTGCTTTTTGACAAAAAGGGCAAGTTTATCTCCAAGTTAGGAAGCCTCGGTAAGGGACAGGGTGAGTATCTTCAAATATTCGATATCGCAATAGACGAAATTCAAAAATGTGTTATTATAGGAGATATGGAAAAACGATCGATGCTTTATTTTGACTTTAAAGGATATTTTTTACGCAATAGTACCGTGAAAGACCTTATGAAGTCAGGGATAGCTTTTACGACCTATAATCAGGCATTGATATTCAATAGGGGATACTATAATTTTGATGGCCATTATCTTGGTGTATTCGATCAAGACAGTCTTACACTAAAGACCGCATTGATTCCGTATCGATTTACCAGCCTGCGAGGAGCTGATTTTTTAGATAATTTCTGTCCGTTTAATGATAAGCTTTTTTACCTCGCTCCTTTTACCAATACCATTTACGAGGTCGATAAGGATTTTGATACCCGACTAGTGTACAACATTACTTTTGAGAATATGGGCAGTAATCCCGATTTTAGAGATATAGATGCGCAGAAATTCAATAATATAAAAGAATTTTATGAGTACTGTCAAAAAAAAGGTTATCTCTTAAATATGAACCGACTTAAAGTCACGGATAATTATGTCCATTTCTCATTTGGGGATAATACGTATAGTAATACCTTTTCAATAATGCAAAGTGTTTTTTTTAGAAAAGCGAACGGTAAGACGAAACTAATAAGCGGAGTTAAGCCAAGTGCAAATGACTTCTGGTCTACTATAGTAGCTGTGGATGGGAATGAATTTGTATCGGTTATTTCGAGTCCAAATGATACTGCAAAAAGCAAAGGTTTAATAGTAACGGACGTGAGCAAAGGCAATCCCTGTCTCGCTTTTTACACCTTGAACGATTCGTTATTCCAGTAA
- a CDS encoding GNAT family N-acetyltransferase, with protein MRKHITPIWFCKSFDELSVSQLYYILKLRNEVFVVEQDCAYQDCDNKDPQSLHLWGVLDQDIVAYARIVPPGVSYPEASIGRVATNRAYRRLSFGRELMKRAIDATVEQYGPINIRISAQSYLQQFYEGFGFMKVSEEYLEDDIPHIEMLWDHTK; from the coding sequence ATGCGGAAACATATCACGCCTATTTGGTTTTGTAAGTCCTTCGATGAATTATCAGTCTCCCAACTGTACTATATCCTCAAGCTCAGAAATGAAGTTTTCGTAGTAGAGCAGGATTGTGCTTACCAAGACTGTGACAACAAAGACCCGCAATCCCTTCATTTGTGGGGAGTGTTGGATCAGGACATCGTCGCTTATGCTCGGATAGTACCACCAGGAGTCTCTTATCCCGAAGCCTCAATTGGGAGGGTAGCGACCAATCGGGCATATAGAAGGCTGAGCTTCGGTCGAGAATTGATGAAACGAGCTATTGACGCGACCGTTGAGCAATACGGCCCTATTAATATCCGAATCAGTGCACAAAGTTATCTACAGCAATTCTATGAAGGCTTCGGCTTTATGAAAGTGTCTGAAGAATATCTGGAAGACGACATCCCTCATATAGAAATGTTATGGGACCATACCAAATGA
- a CDS encoding GatB/YqeY domain-containing protein, which translates to MALEEKINQDIKAAMIAKDSAKLRGLRAIKAAILLAKTEKGNIDTFNEDAEIKVLQKLVKQRKESAEIYKTQNREDLYQIEMEELEVIETYLPKQLDRGQIETIIKAIIEELGATSVKDMGKVMGTANQKLAGQADGRTISEVVKSLLS; encoded by the coding sequence ATGGCTTTAGAAGAAAAAATAAATCAAGATATCAAAGCAGCGATGATTGCCAAAGACAGTGCAAAATTGCGGGGCTTAAGAGCGATTAAAGCTGCGATTCTACTTGCAAAAACCGAAAAAGGAAATATCGACACCTTCAATGAGGATGCCGAAATAAAAGTTTTGCAAAAATTAGTGAAACAACGTAAGGAATCTGCGGAAATATATAAAACTCAAAATCGAGAAGATCTTTATCAAATCGAGATGGAGGAATTAGAAGTAATTGAGACATACCTTCCCAAACAACTCGACCGTGGTCAAATTGAAACGATCATAAAAGCAATCATTGAAGAATTGGGAGCCACAAGCGTGAAAGATATGGGAAAAGTGATGGGTACTGCTAATCAAAAACTCGCTGGACAAGCAGACGGAAGAACGATATCTGAAGTTGTCAAAAGTCTCCTTTCTTAA
- a CDS encoding SDR family oxidoreductase: MKKIVLITGASSGIGAACAQVLADEGYDLLLCARRLERLEDLKKSITEKHKDINIYIFKLDVRNAKEVKQAFENLPNEWQQIDVLINNAGLSQGLDPIQSGDIGDWDRMIDTNIKGLLYVTRTVAPLMVARGQGHIVNLGSIAGKEVYPNGNVYCATKHAVDALNKAMRIDLLSKGIKVTAINPGMVETEFSEVRFHGDTERAAAVYQDLQPLSGKDIADTIAFVLSRPPHVNINDLLIMPTAQATGTIVNRGK; encoded by the coding sequence ATGAAAAAAATTGTCCTGATAACAGGTGCTAGCTCAGGAATAGGAGCTGCATGTGCGCAAGTACTAGCCGATGAGGGCTACGACTTACTGCTCTGTGCCCGTCGCCTAGAACGATTGGAAGATTTAAAAAAATCAATAACTGAAAAACATAAGGATATCAATATATACATCTTCAAGCTAGATGTCCGGAATGCAAAAGAGGTCAAACAGGCCTTTGAAAACCTCCCAAATGAATGGCAACAGATTGATGTCTTAATCAATAATGCTGGTCTTAGCCAGGGATTGGACCCAATCCAAAGTGGTGACATTGGGGACTGGGATAGGATGATTGACACTAATATTAAGGGATTGCTATATGTCACTAGAACTGTGGCCCCGCTGATGGTAGCAAGAGGTCAAGGGCATATTGTCAATCTGGGGTCTATCGCAGGGAAGGAGGTGTACCCCAACGGAAATGTATATTGCGCTACCAAACACGCAGTGGACGCTTTGAACAAAGCAATGCGTATAGATTTATTATCCAAAGGGATAAAAGTGACAGCTATAAACCCAGGAATGGTAGAGACAGAATTCTCCGAGGTGCGCTTTCACGGAGACACGGAGCGGGCTGCTGCTGTATATCAAGATTTGCAGCCGTTAAGCGGAAAGGATATCGCAGATACAATCGCATTTGTACTCTCCAGACCTCCACATGTCAACATCAACGATTTATTGATAATGCCTACAGCTCAAGCAACAGGTACTATCGTGAATAGAGGAAAATAA
- a CDS encoding PorT has product MIKKLALLGCVILLPFFSIGQSISLPFSSRYDENATILFGIHYSYVNSRYVIGLKKNWQDYQLDYPPGYKKIDNLTSIKSGVGHGMGVGIPMHVRLTDNLYTTFSPTFVFINGSSILYDGQLADGTSVPTIQRRQRHISRSEKGTNFNSFEFPLSLKFRSDEKILKNKFNRYRGYILGGVKWTKWSQQGQEYKDLVESNQTSPDPIIIKPDYLSWEAGIGADIFFTHFKVSPELKFSQSFGSILDRDHQLTKGNHFMAPLDKTLLRNIYFSLIFQ; this is encoded by the coding sequence ATGATTAAAAAGCTAGCCTTATTAGGGTGTGTTATCCTATTGCCTTTCTTTTCTATTGGGCAATCTATTTCATTACCATTCTCCTCGAGGTATGATGAAAATGCGACTATCCTCTTTGGAATACATTACTCCTATGTTAATTCTAGATATGTCATTGGCTTAAAGAAAAATTGGCAGGACTACCAGCTCGATTATCCACCAGGTTATAAGAAAATAGACAACCTCACATCGATAAAGTCTGGAGTAGGTCATGGAATGGGCGTGGGAATCCCCATGCACGTTAGGCTCACGGACAACTTGTATACCACCTTTAGCCCTACTTTTGTGTTTATCAATGGCTCAAGCATCCTCTATGATGGGCAATTAGCAGATGGCACATCCGTCCCTACCATACAACGAAGACAACGCCATATTTCCCGTTCCGAAAAAGGAACAAACTTTAATTCTTTCGAGTTCCCCTTAAGTCTAAAATTCAGATCGGACGAAAAAATATTGAAAAATAAATTCAACAGATACAGAGGCTATATACTTGGTGGCGTCAAATGGACAAAATGGAGTCAACAAGGACAGGAATATAAAGATTTAGTGGAAAGCAACCAAACTTCGCCTGACCCTATTATTATTAAGCCTGACTACCTATCATGGGAAGCGGGAATCGGAGCAGATATCTTCTTCACACATTTCAAGGTCTCTCCAGAACTTAAGTTCTCCCAAAGCTTTGGAAGTATCCTCGATCGTGACCACCAATTAACAAAAGGAAACCATTTCATGGCTCCGTTGGATAAAACATTGCTCCGAAACATTTATTTTAGTTTAATTTTTCAATAA
- the ubiE gene encoding bifunctional demethylmenaquinone methyltransferase/2-methoxy-6-polyprenyl-1,4-benzoquinol methylase UbiE: MANDSQTLKPYKDAEGGKKKQVADMFNNISKTYDFLNHFFSLGIDIIWRKKAIRSLKSLQPQLMLDVATGTGDFAFESIKILNPKRIIGVDISAGMLEVAKEKIKNRNLESQFEVQLGDSERLLFEDNMFDAVTVAFGVRNFENLEKGLADICRVLKPGGKAIILEFSNPKAFPIKQFYNFYFHKVMPLIGKIFSKDNSAYVYLPESVAQFPDGDRFATIMSRVGFSETLVRPQTFGICTIYVATK; encoded by the coding sequence ATGGCAAATGACTCTCAAACTTTAAAACCTTATAAAGACGCTGAAGGCGGTAAAAAAAAGCAAGTCGCTGATATGTTCAATAACATTTCAAAAACTTACGATTTCCTAAATCACTTTTTCTCACTTGGCATCGACATTATTTGGCGTAAAAAAGCAATCAGGTCATTAAAGTCCCTTCAACCCCAGCTCATGTTGGATGTAGCAACTGGCACCGGAGATTTCGCGTTTGAATCCATCAAGATACTGAATCCGAAAAGAATAATAGGGGTCGACATTTCTGCTGGAATGCTGGAAGTTGCAAAAGAAAAAATAAAGAATCGTAATCTCGAATCGCAGTTCGAAGTTCAACTTGGTGACTCTGAACGTCTCTTGTTTGAAGATAACATGTTTGATGCCGTAACGGTAGCATTTGGCGTACGCAACTTCGAAAATTTAGAAAAAGGCCTAGCGGATATCTGTAGGGTTTTAAAACCGGGAGGCAAAGCGATTATACTCGAATTCTCAAATCCCAAGGCATTTCCCATCAAACAATTCTATAATTTTTACTTTCATAAAGTGATGCCACTTATCGGCAAAATCTTTTCGAAAGATAACAGTGCATACGTGTATCTACCCGAATCCGTCGCTCAATTCCCTGATGGGGATCGATTTGCGACCATTATGTCTAGAGTAGGATTTTCTGAAACATTGGTAAGACCTCAAACTTTTGGGATTTGTACCATCTATGTGGCCACGAAATGA
- the dnaB gene encoding replicative DNA helicase has translation MSNENEFSGNKFDSAKRGNFGERKTRLNNLVSGLGKLPPQALDLEEAVLGALMLEKNALSEIIDILKPESFYKEGHQKIFEAIFALFQKTSPIDILTVTTELRKMGALEMVGGAYYITQLTDRVVSAANIEYHARIISQKYIQRELIKVSTEIINSSYDETADIFDLLDHAEKSLFDIAQNNLRRDSRKMDDIMREAISQLELLRDKTDGLTGVPSGLTALDRMTSGWQPSDLVIIAARPAMGKTAFVLSVARNAAVDHSKAVAVFSLEMSSVQLVNRLIAGETEIEQEKLKKGNLADHEWQQLHSRIGRLTEAPLIIDDTPALNVFEFRAKCRRLKAQHDIQMVIVDYLQLMHGKAEGKGGGNREQEIGSISRALKSVAKELNIPVLALSQLSRAVESRPGNSKRPMLSDLRESGSIEQDADMVLFLYRPEYYGLTEDEEGRPTAGVGEVIIAKHRNGETGIVPLRFVGKFVKFVDLEDEFSGMGDPGAGFGEPTSFSSSAMNPSAAFDGFGGGGITMPSRMNDMPDDAPF, from the coding sequence ATGAGCAACGAAAACGAATTTTCAGGCAATAAATTTGATAGCGCAAAACGAGGGAATTTTGGTGAGCGAAAGACCCGTCTTAACAATCTTGTTAGTGGATTGGGAAAGCTTCCACCTCAAGCACTTGATCTTGAAGAAGCTGTATTGGGCGCTTTGATGCTTGAAAAAAATGCGTTGAGTGAAATTATTGATATCCTAAAACCAGAATCCTTCTACAAAGAAGGACATCAAAAGATTTTCGAAGCGATATTTGCGTTATTTCAAAAGACATCGCCAATTGATATCCTAACCGTTACTACTGAATTACGGAAAATGGGCGCTTTGGAAATGGTGGGAGGGGCGTATTATATTACCCAGCTTACCGATCGTGTCGTTTCTGCCGCAAATATAGAGTACCATGCTCGTATTATTTCTCAAAAATATATTCAACGCGAATTAATCAAAGTCTCTACCGAAATTATCAATAGTTCGTATGATGAGACTGCCGATATCTTTGATTTGTTGGACCATGCGGAGAAAAGTCTTTTTGATATTGCACAAAACAATCTAAGACGAGATTCTCGAAAGATGGATGACATCATGAGAGAAGCAATCTCTCAACTGGAGTTATTAAGGGACAAGACAGATGGTCTTACCGGTGTACCATCAGGGTTAACAGCACTCGATCGGATGACTTCTGGGTGGCAACCATCCGACTTAGTCATCATTGCGGCAAGACCTGCAATGGGTAAGACGGCATTCGTTTTGTCAGTTGCGCGCAATGCGGCAGTTGATCACAGTAAGGCAGTGGCAGTCTTCTCATTAGAGATGTCATCGGTTCAACTTGTGAATCGTCTTATTGCAGGTGAAACCGAGATTGAACAAGAGAAACTCAAGAAGGGTAATTTGGCCGATCATGAGTGGCAACAGCTACATTCTCGCATCGGAAGATTGACAGAGGCTCCTCTCATTATAGACGATACACCCGCACTGAATGTTTTTGAATTTCGTGCGAAATGTCGTCGACTTAAAGCCCAGCATGATATCCAAATGGTTATTGTCGATTACTTGCAGCTGATGCATGGTAAAGCCGAAGGAAAGGGTGGGGGTAACCGTGAGCAGGAAATCGGTAGTATCTCTCGGGCATTGAAATCTGTTGCTAAGGAGTTGAATATTCCCGTACTCGCATTATCTCAGTTGAGTCGTGCCGTAGAGTCAAGGCCAGGTAATAGTAAGCGTCCCATGCTTTCGGATTTGCGTGAATCGGGGTCTATCGAGCAAGATGCAGATATGGTTTTGTTTCTTTATCGCCCCGAATATTATGGGCTTACAGAAGATGAGGAAGGTCGTCCTACTGCTGGTGTTGGTGAGGTTATTATCGCTAAGCACCGTAATGGGGAGACTGGAATCGTACCGCTTCGATTTGTAGGTAAGTTTGTGAAATTTGTCGATTTGGAAGATGAGTTCTCGGGTATGGGAGATCCTGGAGCAGGGTTTGGAGAGCCTACTTCATTCTCCTCTTCTGCAATGAATCCATCAGCAGCATTTGATGGATTTGGAGGAGGTGGTATCACCATGCCTTCTCGTATGAATGATATGCCTGATGACGCTCCTTTTTAA
- a CDS encoding valine--tRNA ligase: MNIAKTYNPKEAEDKWYSYWMDNGFFRSTPDDREPYTIVMPPPNVTGVLHMGHMLNNTIQDVLIRRARMQGKNACWVPGTDHASIATEAKVVAMLKEQGIDKKSISREEFLKYAWEWKEKYGGIILKQLEKLGASCDWERTKFTMDPDLSESVLDTFIKFYKEGYIYRGVRMVNWDPQGKTALSDEEVIRKEVNQKLYYIRYKVKDSNESVIIATTRPETIMADTAICINPNDERYQHLRGKSILVPLVNREIPIITDEYVDMEFGTGCLKVTPAHDLNDYELGQKHNLEVIDILNDDGTLNEKALILIGEDRFIARKKVVKLLEEVDQVEKIEDYKSQVGFSERTDAAIEPKLSMQWFCKMDELAKPALDYVLSGEVNLIPDKFTASYKHWMENVKDWCISRQLWWGQRIPAWYNDKNEWVVAKTEQEALQEFTNQGKSTNEIRQEEDVLDTWFSSGLWPMSVFDGVRNPDNEDFKYYYPTNDLVTAPEILFFWVARMMIMGHNYTEKAPFKNVYLTGIVRDKLGRKMSKSLGNSPDPIELMAQYGTDGVRVGMLLSSPAGNDLMFDVSYCEQGRNFANKIWNAFRLVKGWEISDVPAPASDQISAAWFEARFNQALIEIEEHFANYKLSDALMATYKLIWDDFCAWYLELIKPAYGSPIPRETFETVKTFFQNVLTLAHPFMPFLTEELWHDELFGQRAAGDCCIVAEYPRSNTFDEQIIKEFSIVKQVISEVRNVRNTKQISPKVALPLAINAQDISFAKYQDHIIKLANISELTFVNEKISGAVSFLAGRDECYIAMENNIDVDAERERITKEINYLKGFLTSVDKKLSNERFVQNAKPEIIQNEQNKKADAETKIKILEESLASLI, encoded by the coding sequence ATGAACATAGCGAAAACTTACAATCCCAAAGAAGCTGAAGATAAATGGTACAGCTATTGGATGGACAACGGATTTTTCAGGTCTACTCCTGACGACCGTGAACCGTACACAATTGTCATGCCTCCACCCAACGTGACCGGTGTATTACACATGGGGCACATGCTAAACAATACGATTCAAGATGTGTTAATCCGTAGGGCACGGATGCAGGGCAAGAATGCTTGTTGGGTACCTGGTACCGACCACGCCTCTATCGCTACCGAAGCCAAAGTAGTCGCTATGTTAAAAGAGCAAGGTATCGATAAGAAATCCATTAGCCGCGAAGAATTTTTGAAATATGCTTGGGAATGGAAAGAAAAATATGGGGGTATCATCCTCAAACAATTAGAAAAGCTTGGGGCTTCATGCGATTGGGAGCGCACAAAGTTTACAATGGACCCCGATTTATCTGAATCGGTACTTGATACATTTATCAAATTCTATAAAGAGGGATATATCTATAGAGGGGTACGCATGGTCAACTGGGATCCTCAAGGAAAAACCGCCCTCTCCGATGAAGAGGTCATCCGTAAGGAAGTGAACCAAAAGCTCTACTACATACGTTACAAGGTGAAGGATAGCAATGAATCTGTTATCATCGCTACGACACGTCCTGAAACCATCATGGCGGATACCGCAATCTGTATTAATCCTAATGACGAGCGCTACCAACACCTAAGAGGAAAATCCATCCTTGTACCATTGGTAAACCGCGAGATTCCGATTATTACCGACGAGTACGTGGACATGGAATTTGGAACAGGGTGCCTTAAAGTAACGCCTGCCCATGACCTGAATGACTATGAATTGGGACAGAAACACAATCTGGAAGTAATTGACATCTTAAACGATGACGGTACCCTCAATGAAAAAGCGCTTATCCTTATTGGTGAAGATCGATTTATCGCCCGTAAAAAGGTGGTTAAATTGCTAGAAGAGGTCGACCAAGTTGAAAAGATTGAAGATTACAAATCTCAAGTTGGCTTTTCAGAACGTACAGATGCTGCTATCGAACCAAAACTATCTATGCAGTGGTTTTGCAAGATGGATGAACTCGCTAAACCGGCCCTAGACTACGTATTAAGTGGTGAGGTCAATTTGATTCCCGACAAATTCACAGCTTCCTACAAGCATTGGATGGAGAATGTAAAGGATTGGTGTATCTCTCGCCAGCTTTGGTGGGGGCAACGTATACCGGCTTGGTATAACGATAAAAATGAGTGGGTTGTCGCTAAAACCGAGCAAGAGGCCTTACAAGAATTCACTAATCAGGGAAAATCTACAAATGAGATTCGACAAGAAGAGGACGTACTCGACACATGGTTCTCCTCGGGGCTTTGGCCAATGTCTGTTTTCGACGGCGTTCGTAATCCTGATAATGAAGATTTTAAATACTATTACCCTACAAATGATTTAGTCACAGCACCTGAGATACTCTTCTTTTGGGTAGCGCGCATGATGATTATGGGGCACAATTATACCGAAAAAGCACCTTTCAAGAATGTATATCTCACTGGAATAGTGCGTGACAAATTGGGGCGCAAAATGTCCAAGTCACTAGGTAACTCACCTGACCCGATCGAACTGATGGCACAATACGGTACAGATGGAGTGAGAGTGGGGATGTTGCTTTCATCCCCTGCCGGCAATGACCTTATGTTTGATGTATCGTATTGCGAGCAAGGCCGTAATTTTGCAAACAAGATTTGGAATGCATTTAGATTGGTAAAAGGATGGGAAATATCTGATGTGCCTGCTCCAGCATCAGATCAAATCTCTGCCGCATGGTTTGAAGCCCGGTTCAATCAAGCTTTAATCGAAATTGAAGAACACTTCGCCAATTACAAGCTTTCAGACGCACTCATGGCGACCTACAAATTGATATGGGATGACTTTTGTGCGTGGTATCTCGAGCTCATTAAGCCTGCTTATGGATCCCCGATCCCACGTGAAACATTTGAGACGGTCAAAACATTTTTCCAAAACGTACTTACACTGGCGCACCCATTCATGCCATTCTTAACAGAAGAACTATGGCACGATGAGTTATTTGGCCAGCGCGCGGCAGGAGACTGCTGTATAGTAGCTGAATATCCAAGGAGTAACACGTTTGACGAGCAAATCATCAAAGAATTCAGCATCGTAAAGCAGGTCATATCGGAAGTGCGGAATGTACGTAATACCAAACAGATTTCACCGAAGGTAGCCTTGCCATTGGCAATAAACGCACAGGACATCAGCTTTGCAAAATATCAAGACCATATCATTAAATTGGCGAATATCTCGGAACTTACCTTTGTGAACGAGAAAATATCTGGAGCGGTCAGTTTCTTGGCAGGACGCGATGAGTGCTATATAGCAATGGAAAACAACATTGATGTGGATGCTGAGCGCGAGCGCATTACTAAAGAAATCAATTATCTGAAAGGATTTTTGACATCAGTAGACAAAAAGCTATCTAACGAACGTTTTGTTCAGAATGCCAAGCCAGAAATCATTCAAAATGAACAGAATAAGAAGGCAGATGCCGAAACAAAAATCAAAATTCTAGAAGAGAGTCTGGCTAGTTTAATTTAA
- a CDS encoding LTA synthase family protein: protein MITITAEVRALVQYFLFWLLITFIDRLIFIFAFFEKIGLSKLTDIFNIYYNGLSLDLSAVSYIVAAPFLVYAVLSFFPKVQISRKWLNSYTAMVLVIYFVITFININIYREWGDKISRRAIDAFWASPSGAVASAESTPIAIPIIGMLVSIALGWLLYKRMLAKVQFFNLKTVGANALKLLAVVFILFTFIRGGYGRATLNPSKAYFSDETFYNHAAVNTQWALLRDYFKKSTKVKNPYVFFSDSKELDTILKPAFSAEADSSVRILKTDRPNVVFILLESFVGDLIYTMGGEQGVTPNFEKLIKDGVFFDHIYSASDRSDKGMVGAFSAFPAQGPESIIKYIDKHENMPAMGQELDSLGYHTSFYHGGQSEFYNFKSYMYMHGISKIVDNANFGPQTERASWGVYDHEVFKRMLTDFDREKKPFFSTIFTLINHEPFELKNGYKFGSKTNADKFRSTAYYTDSVLYDFIQQAQKKDWYKNTLFIMMADHGHRLPSEKWDLSHPNRFHIPLLFFGDVIKPEFRGKIDSRIGNQTDLVATLFHQLGIRSDRYHWSRDLFNPTTAQIAFYNSKDAFGVITPEQALSFDNVGRIINYNQNKQYPTTKNDSLLNIGKALYQKVYDEFLKY, encoded by the coding sequence ATGATTACTATTACAGCTGAAGTTAGAGCGCTAGTGCAATATTTTCTCTTCTGGCTTCTTATAACGTTTATCGATAGATTGATCTTTATTTTTGCTTTTTTTGAGAAAATCGGTCTCTCCAAGCTTACTGATATATTCAACATCTATTACAATGGCTTATCTTTAGATTTATCTGCCGTCTCCTACATAGTTGCTGCACCCTTTCTAGTGTATGCTGTACTTTCTTTTTTTCCTAAAGTCCAGATATCTCGCAAATGGTTGAATAGCTACACCGCAATGGTGTTGGTCATCTATTTTGTCATTACATTTATTAATATTAACATATACCGCGAGTGGGGGGATAAGATTTCTAGACGAGCAATTGACGCTTTTTGGGCCTCTCCGTCGGGTGCTGTGGCATCTGCTGAATCTACGCCTATTGCTATTCCCATCATAGGAATGCTCGTGAGTATAGCATTGGGGTGGTTGCTCTACAAGAGAATGTTGGCCAAGGTACAATTCTTTAATTTGAAAACCGTAGGAGCTAATGCTCTCAAATTGCTAGCCGTTGTTTTCATTCTTTTCACTTTTATAAGAGGGGGGTATGGTAGGGCGACTTTAAATCCAAGTAAGGCTTATTTTTCGGATGAAACCTTTTATAATCATGCTGCCGTAAATACACAATGGGCCCTTTTACGAGATTATTTCAAAAAGAGCACCAAAGTGAAAAATCCTTATGTTTTCTTTTCTGATTCCAAGGAACTGGATACGATCCTAAAGCCTGCTTTTTCAGCAGAGGCAGACTCTTCGGTTCGGATTTTGAAAACCGACCGTCCAAACGTTGTTTTTATCTTACTGGAAAGCTTTGTTGGCGATTTGATTTACACTATGGGTGGGGAACAGGGCGTAACCCCTAACTTTGAAAAGCTCATCAAGGACGGTGTTTTTTTTGATCATATTTATTCAGCGTCAGATAGGTCCGATAAGGGGATGGTGGGGGCCTTTAGTGCCTTTCCAGCTCAAGGACCCGAGAGTATCATCAAGTATATTGATAAACATGAAAATATGCCCGCAATGGGACAAGAGTTAGATTCCTTGGGGTATCATACCTCTTTTTATCATGGAGGACAGAGCGAGTTCTATAACTTTAAATCGTATATGTACATGCACGGTATTTCCAAGATTGTAGACAATGCTAACTTTGGTCCCCAAACAGAACGGGCATCTTGGGGGGTGTATGATCATGAGGTCTTTAAAAGAATGCTTACGGATTTCGATAGGGAGAAAAAACCTTTTTTCTCGACTATCTTTACATTAATTAATCACGAGCCCTTTGAATTGAAAAATGGATACAAATTTGGGAGCAAAACCAACGCGGACAAATTTAGAAGTACTGCCTACTACACCGATTCGGTTTTGTACGATTTTATTCAACAAGCGCAAAAGAAGGATTGGTATAAGAATACACTCTTTATCATGATGGCCGATCATGGCCATCGCTTACCTTCTGAAAAATGGGATCTTTCACATCCGAATCGTTTCCATATCCCATTATTGTTTTTTGGAGACGTGATCAAGCCTGAATTTAGGGGAAAGATAGATTCCAGAATTGGCAATCAGACTGATTTGGTTGCTACCTTATTTCATCAACTAGGTATCCGTTCAGATCGCTATCATTGGAGTCGTGACCTCTTTAATCCTACTACTGCACAAATTGCATTTTATAATTCAAAGGATGCATTCGGAGTAATTACACCCGAGCAAGCTTTAAGTTTCGACAATGTAGGTCGTATCATAAACTACAACCAAAATAAGCAGTATCCAACGACAAAAAATGATAGCTTGTTGAATATTGGAAAAGCCCTATACCAAAAGGTTTATGACGAATTTTTAAAATATTAG